Proteins encoded in a region of the Desulfovibrio gilichinskyi genome:
- a CDS encoding GtrA family protein has translation MKNILDRHLVLYILIGIWGAVVDFGSFYILNSIFDDHYIIANTISSCLGILNNFIFNYKFNFKVNNNFFKRCFIFFTIGLSGIVASNFIMLTLVEYFHINSVLAKMAALCIVVAAQYTINRFFTFKKDM, from the coding sequence ATGAAAAACATTCTCGACAGACATCTTGTTCTATATATTTTGATAGGTATATGGGGAGCAGTGGTTGATTTTGGGTCTTTTTACATCTTAAATTCAATTTTTGATGACCACTACATAATTGCCAACACAATAAGTTCATGCCTTGGCATATTGAATAACTTTATTTTTAATTACAAATTCAATTTCAAAGTTAACAATAACTTCTTTAAACGTTGTTTTATATTTTTTACTATAGGATTAAGCGGCATAGTTGCATCAAATTTCATTATGCTTACGCTGGTGGAATATTTCCATATCAACAGTGTTCTTGCTAAGATGGCAGCACTTTGCATTGTAGTTGCCGCGCAATACACAATTAATCGTTTTTTTACTTTTAAAAAAGATATGTAG
- a CDS encoding glucosyltransferase domain-containing protein — MQEFKLTKEDKIFILLFAGLTLLYVLPMLISNCPYNDDFSRILKGNSWDDDGRLLPSIIVRFLVHSTSIFDPAPLPLLLSVPIFTFGGFMIKRLFIDVDSPYISAIIALGFVFNPYLVRLFVYQLDSIGLALSLVLLIIPFTLAVPESGKKKISYYAKCILCIFLSMNSYQASLGFFMSLAVIELVHSVYKNQFTGIFKTLLNRVIQLVLAFAAYKLFLKLFFIANIARRAANAKTLNFSSDSVSVFFDNCLRMVTAIFDSLSQQQTIILALLLVISILFVVHLYKKNITAANISAGSKTALLFIVLAPLIIFVFSFVHMAFLKGSSRVILQVLTSFSGLTAFLMLVPSWAIKNKKILCWLIVPVMLSAYGFSYISGNLVKIEYDFQQPMISSIVSEINDTLPDNRTRLYYSGYLPRSNYFKRIIKIFPIMSNLDTNNPWGFKYRLPYLGCALAKENYQDIEQEPLKAKIDITTLPIINDSYYYTLYKYNSDLLLKFK; from the coding sequence ATGCAAGAGTTTAAACTGACCAAGGAAGATAAGATTTTCATCCTGCTCTTTGCCGGACTGACATTGCTGTATGTTCTGCCGATGCTTATATCGAACTGCCCTTACAATGATGATTTTTCCAGAATCTTAAAAGGCAATTCATGGGATGATGACGGTCGTCTGCTTCCGTCGATAATCGTCCGTTTTCTGGTTCATTCAACATCCATTTTCGACCCAGCCCCGCTACCGCTGCTGTTATCCGTCCCTATATTCACCTTCGGCGGATTTATGATTAAAAGATTGTTCATTGATGTGGACAGCCCGTATATTTCAGCAATAATCGCTTTGGGATTTGTCTTTAATCCTTATTTAGTCCGCCTGTTTGTCTATCAACTGGATAGTATAGGCCTGGCCTTAAGCTTAGTATTGCTTATAATACCTTTTACTCTCGCCGTTCCAGAAAGCGGTAAAAAGAAAATTTCTTATTATGCCAAATGTATTCTCTGCATATTTTTAAGCATGAATTCATATCAGGCTTCACTAGGCTTCTTTATGTCGTTGGCTGTGATAGAACTTGTGCACAGCGTATATAAAAACCAGTTTACCGGAATTTTCAAAACACTTCTAAACCGCGTAATACAACTTGTGCTGGCTTTTGCTGCTTATAAACTTTTTTTAAAATTATTCTTTATCGCCAACATTGCACGCCGCGCCGCTAATGCAAAAACACTTAACTTTTCAAGTGACAGTGTAAGTGTCTTTTTTGATAACTGTCTGAGAATGGTTACAGCAATATTTGATTCATTAAGCCAGCAACAGACAATCATTTTGGCATTGTTACTCGTCATAAGTATTCTGTTTGTTGTTCATTTATATAAGAAAAACATCACCGCAGCAAATATCAGCGCCGGAAGTAAAACAGCTCTGCTGTTTATTGTACTTGCACCGCTGATTATATTTGTTTTTTCTTTTGTACATATGGCCTTTTTAAAAGGATCTTCCAGAGTAATCTTACAGGTTTTAACATCTTTCAGCGGCTTAACTGCGTTCCTGATGCTTGTGCCCAGCTGGGCAATTAAAAACAAGAAAATTTTATGCTGGCTGATTGTTCCCGTAATGCTGTCTGCGTATGGATTCAGTTATATAAGCGGAAATCTTGTTAAGATAGAATACGACTTTCAGCAGCCGATGATATCTTCCATTGTCTCGGAAATTAATGACACCCTACCGGATAACAGAACCAGACTTTACTATTCCGGTTACCTTCCACGCTCAAATTATTTTAAACGTATTATCAAAATATTCCCGATTATGAGCAACTTGGACACCAATAACCCTTGGGGATTTAAGTACCGCCTACCCTACTTAGGATGCGCTCTGGCAAAAGAAAATTATCAGGACATTGAACAGGAACCGCTCAAAGCAAAAATAGACATCACAACACTGCCTATTATAAACGACAGCTATTACTACACACTCTACAAGTATAACTCAGATTTATTGCTGAAATTTAAATAA
- a CDS encoding amino acid ABC transporter ATP-binding protein, whose product METILELKQVVKRFGSLTAVNHIDLKIKRGEKVVIVGPSGSGKSTLLRTMNFLETIDSGEILFEKEPCGYVTRGGKLVLDSQKNLCALRSEIGMVFQQFNLFPHMTVLQNVMEGQITVLKKSKEEAKDTAYKMLDKVGLPDRSDVFPVTLSGGQKQRVAIARALAMQPKMMLFDEPTSALDPELVGEVFDTIRSLANDGMTMVIVTHNMGFAREVADTVIFMEKGDFIAKGTPGEFFSATELHPRISEFLDKLL is encoded by the coding sequence ATGGAAACCATTTTAGAATTAAAACAGGTTGTTAAACGATTCGGCTCTCTCACTGCGGTGAACCATATCGATTTGAAAATTAAGCGCGGAGAGAAGGTTGTTATTGTCGGACCGAGCGGGTCCGGTAAATCGACTCTTTTGCGGACTATGAATTTTCTTGAGACCATCGATTCCGGTGAAATTTTGTTCGAGAAAGAACCATGCGGATATGTCACCCGCGGCGGTAAGCTGGTGCTTGATTCTCAAAAGAATCTATGTGCGTTACGTTCTGAAATAGGCATGGTTTTCCAGCAGTTCAATCTTTTTCCGCATATGACAGTTCTGCAAAATGTTATGGAAGGGCAGATTACTGTCCTGAAAAAAAGTAAGGAAGAAGCTAAAGATACAGCATACAAGATGCTGGATAAAGTCGGCCTTCCTGATCGCTCGGATGTTTTTCCGGTGACTCTTTCAGGCGGACAGAAACAGCGTGTTGCCATTGCGCGCGCACTTGCTATGCAGCCTAAAATGATGCTGTTTGATGAACCGACCTCTGCACTTGATCCTGAACTTGTCGGAGAAGTTTTTGATACAATCCGTTCGCTTGCAAACGATGGAATGACTATGGTAATAGTCACTCATAATATGGGGTTTGCCAGAGAAGTTGCAGATACAGTAATTTTTATGGAAAAAGGCGATTTTATCGCAAAAGGAACTCCGGGCGAGTTTTTCTCCGCTACAGAGTTGCACCCTAGAATCAGCGAATTTTTAGATAAGTTGTTGTAG
- a CDS encoding AI-2E family transporter, with the protein MSQSDTPYTFDRVVRLVLAGTSLWLTVLLLSSLSEVLLPFAVALTLAYLLNPLVELTGKIIKNRMAAVLVTLTVIIVPAGKLLWVALRMVGSELSHIGQLLAILVNDSAAAKRAAEYLPADLWKFVTDLAKNDDVRSFLSEAGVTDMLQTLAHKAVPGIVNLVSGSAQVLVAFAGIFVIILYLVFLLADYDKLRSWRSQLPEKYRDRVSSFIDEFTHISNRYFRTQAFIALIIGCLFSTGFLIIGLPLAILLGLLIGVLNMVPYLQIAGLIPAFLFAGVSALATGTSLWAGFAGVAAVFVVVQIIQDAVLVPKLQGESLGLSPWMILLSLSVWGKLLGFLGLVMALPLSCMALALYRQYVAGRDVIKKGLQP; encoded by the coding sequence ATGTCGCAAAGCGATACTCCATATACTTTTGACAGGGTAGTCCGGCTTGTGCTGGCGGGAACTTCTCTTTGGCTTACGGTCCTTTTACTTTCGTCTTTAAGCGAAGTGTTGCTTCCTTTTGCGGTTGCGCTGACACTCGCATATCTGCTTAATCCGCTTGTTGAACTGACTGGTAAAATCATTAAAAACCGGATGGCTGCGGTGCTCGTCACCTTGACAGTAATAATTGTTCCGGCTGGCAAACTTCTCTGGGTAGCTTTGCGAATGGTTGGATCAGAACTAAGTCATATCGGGCAGTTACTTGCTATTCTTGTTAATGACTCGGCTGCGGCAAAACGCGCTGCAGAATATTTACCGGCAGACTTATGGAAGTTTGTGACGGATCTGGCGAAAAATGACGATGTCCGTAGTTTTTTGAGCGAAGCAGGCGTGACCGATATGCTTCAAACTTTAGCGCATAAGGCTGTCCCGGGAATTGTAAATCTGGTAAGCGGTTCCGCGCAGGTTCTTGTCGCATTCGCCGGTATATTTGTGATAATTTTATATCTTGTTTTTCTGCTGGCTGATTATGATAAACTTCGCAGTTGGCGTTCACAGCTTCCTGAAAAATATCGTGACAGGGTATCCTCATTTATTGACGAATTCACCCATATATCTAATCGCTATTTTCGCACGCAGGCTTTCATTGCTCTTATTATCGGGTGTCTTTTTTCAACAGGATTCCTTATTATAGGCTTGCCGCTAGCCATCCTGTTAGGGCTTCTCATCGGCGTGCTCAATATGGTTCCATATTTACAGATAGCAGGGCTTATACCTGCATTTCTGTTTGCAGGAGTGAGCGCGCTTGCAACAGGAACAAGTTTGTGGGCTGGATTTGCCGGAGTTGCCGCGGTCTTTGTAGTTGTGCAGATTATACAGGATGCTGTGCTGGTTCCTAAGCTTCAGGGTGAAAGTCTGGGACTGTCGCCGTGGATGATTCTGCTGTCGTTGTCCGTATGGGGAAAGCTGTTAGGCTTTTTAGGGCTTGTTATGGCATTGCCGCTAAGCTGTATGGCGCTTGCTCTTTATCGGCAGTATGTTGCGGGGCGGGATGTAATAAAAAAGGGTCTACAGCCTTAA
- a CDS encoding bacteriohemerythrin — MKKKNLNGLLLKRLLLITGAIIIVCCAVYYYKNKKITADVMQEKSQELIRILEQRIDKGKKIAITNTISLANSGEIPKLLAGQNRSELTRIVDNIVAAFKTESNFHDIRIQILDSEGKIFFKSWAPGQFGETSEEIKPILMQVRKSGKAVAGFVVDKSGITLRGTALLNYQGKHVGYLQFIQGLGNIAKDFETENSLYMLLITPEISNSIAKINKNIKIGQYHSANDEWFSKNVSNYFSRIDLPTLLANTYGIQNGYFITSKTLSDVNGNLMGINLIAEPSAGVLTSLNQTMKTAKLLILIIFCALLTIIASVFFFVNRNVTYPMNKTIDFARGIARGKVTERLSLEMNNEIGILANYLNSVTTEVGGIVCRIQDIVNNLTYNGKDMDHASKKLDQAFSIQAAGLENISSSMEQMTVSIQQNTKDASQAEEGSLRLSEDAEISGKAMTKAVDSMKTIAEKITVVEEIARQTNLLALNAAIEAARAGEMGKGFAVVAAEVRKLAELSRIAASEINNLAKSTVQVATQAGQRLEKLVPDIKGNSELIQKIAAASVEQREETEEINSAIQQLSHVVQDNVSTAENLTSMSESFYTQVNTLQQTMDFFELDENSAYDVNEDSKDHEPLELVSKVLPIETNTWLKSSPKRKPAQPVPPVKPVIAVPSSQVKKVRLKEYKDLIKWNDSLMLGIDEIDSQHKRLVELINLLNGAMSQSKGADVLAEIFKELREYTVSHFEFEENMLEKHGYEDIEQHKEIHSDLVAQVKTFEKEFKNGKIAMSSELMAFLKHWLTDHIKGIDTKYAPTIKSAIE; from the coding sequence ATGAAGAAAAAAAATCTGAACGGTCTGCTTCTGAAGCGCTTACTGCTGATTACAGGAGCTATAATCATAGTATGCTGTGCAGTCTATTACTACAAAAACAAAAAAATCACAGCGGACGTGATGCAAGAAAAATCGCAGGAATTAATTCGAATCCTTGAACAACGCATCGATAAAGGGAAAAAAATCGCCATCACAAATACCATTTCCCTCGCAAACTCCGGCGAGATTCCTAAACTGCTTGCAGGTCAGAATCGTTCAGAACTGACGAGGATTGTCGATAATATCGTCGCAGCATTCAAAACTGAATCAAACTTTCATGACATAAGAATTCAAATATTGGATTCCGAAGGGAAAATTTTTTTCAAAAGCTGGGCCCCGGGACAATTCGGTGAAACATCTGAAGAAATAAAGCCAATACTTATGCAAGTCAGGAAATCAGGTAAAGCTGTAGCCGGATTTGTAGTGGACAAAAGCGGCATAACTCTGCGAGGAACCGCACTTTTGAACTATCAGGGTAAACATGTTGGATATCTGCAATTCATTCAAGGATTAGGAAATATTGCCAAAGACTTTGAAACTGAAAACAGTTTGTACATGCTGCTTATCACACCTGAAATATCAAATAGCATTGCAAAGATTAATAAGAACATCAAAATCGGCCAATACCACTCTGCAAATGACGAATGGTTTTCCAAAAATGTTTCCAATTACTTCAGCAGAATTGACCTGCCGACACTGCTCGCAAACACATACGGAATACAAAACGGATATTTCATTACATCAAAAACGCTGAGTGATGTTAACGGCAACCTGATGGGAATTAATCTCATAGCAGAACCCAGTGCTGGAGTCTTAACCAGCCTGAATCAGACAATGAAGACTGCAAAGCTGCTCATACTCATTATATTCTGTGCGCTCCTGACAATCATAGCCAGCGTATTTTTTTTCGTAAATCGCAACGTAACCTATCCGATGAACAAAACCATTGACTTTGCCAGAGGTATAGCCCGTGGTAAAGTCACAGAGAGGCTAAGCTTGGAGATGAACAATGAAATTGGTATTCTGGCGAATTATCTCAACTCCGTTACTACGGAAGTTGGAGGGATCGTATGCAGGATTCAAGATATAGTTAACAACTTGACTTATAACGGCAAAGACATGGATCACGCATCAAAAAAGCTGGATCAGGCCTTTTCTATTCAAGCCGCCGGCCTAGAAAACATTTCATCATCCATGGAACAGATGACTGTATCGATCCAGCAGAACACAAAGGACGCAAGTCAGGCTGAAGAAGGTTCATTACGCCTTTCCGAAGACGCTGAAATAAGTGGTAAAGCAATGACAAAAGCCGTGGATTCCATGAAAACCATTGCAGAGAAAATCACGGTAGTCGAAGAAATAGCACGCCAGACCAACTTGCTCGCCCTCAATGCAGCAATCGAAGCCGCGCGAGCAGGCGAGATGGGCAAAGGGTTTGCGGTGGTTGCGGCAGAGGTTCGTAAACTAGCAGAACTGAGCAGAATAGCCGCCTCCGAAATCAACAACCTTGCAAAATCTACGGTTCAAGTGGCAACGCAGGCCGGCCAACGGCTGGAAAAACTGGTTCCGGATATCAAGGGCAACTCTGAGTTGATACAGAAAATAGCTGCGGCCTCTGTTGAACAAAGAGAAGAAACAGAAGAAATAAACAGCGCCATACAGCAGTTAAGTCATGTAGTACAAGATAATGTTTCTACTGCGGAAAATCTCACGTCCATGTCGGAATCGTTTTACACTCAGGTCAACACATTGCAGCAGACTATGGATTTTTTTGAATTAGATGAAAATAGCGCATATGACGTTAACGAAGATTCAAAGGATCACGAACCGCTTGAATTGGTATCGAAAGTGCTGCCAATCGAAACTAACACATGGCTGAAATCCTCGCCAAAGCGCAAACCTGCGCAGCCGGTTCCACCGGTAAAACCAGTTATTGCAGTTCCTTCTTCACAAGTAAAAAAGGTTAGATTGAAAGAATACAAAGATCTTATCAAGTGGAATGATTCCCTTATGCTTGGAATTGATGAGATCGACAGCCAGCACAAACGGTTGGTGGAATTAATTAACCTCCTGAATGGCGCCATGAGCCAAAGCAAAGGAGCTGATGTTCTTGCGGAAATTTTCAAGGAATTAAGGGAGTACACAGTCAGTCACTTTGAATTTGAAGAGAACATGTTGGAAAAACACGGCTACGAGGACATCGAGCAACATAAAGAAATTCATAGTGACCTTGTTGCCCAGGTTAAGACATTCGAAAAAGAGTTCAAAAACGGCAAGATAGCCATGAGCTCTGAACTCATGGCTTTTCTTAAACACTGGCTCACTGACCACATAAAAGGAATTGACACAAAATACGCCCCTACCATCAAAAGTGCCATAGAATAA
- a CDS encoding amino acid ABC transporter permease (The N-terminal region of this protein, as described by TIGR01726, is a three transmembrane segment that identifies a subfamily of ABC transporter permease subunits, which specificities that include histidine, arginine, glutamine, glutamate, L-cystine (sic), the opines (in Agrobacterium) octopine and nopaline, etc.), with product MIILVNRLGKSGAFFASLFLLFTLLTVAAVSVAGEKSDVLLKQARDALALGHIDQAESLFEQIPAPGPEGDDGEFVYSRMQLARMSFSLKNLSKAKKYSEEIIAVYPDNIEAKNFIVSVDRAVRPQWRKVIDDCLRFLPSLMKGASMTLLLVFFTMIVSPVGGLLIALGKISKMQPFSGISWFIIWFFRGTPLLLQLFFIYYGLPAMGITLSPLLSALIGLGINYSAYLAEIIRAGIQSIDHGQTEAAKALGMTYAQTMRRVIIPQTYKRIIPPFANEFIALIKDTALVSTIAMVELMRAADQMFNAYFNITVLVLAAFIYLVFTTVFTFAFEKIEYRVGVYERR from the coding sequence ATGATTATATTAGTTAATAGATTAGGAAAAAGCGGGGCTTTTTTTGCCTCGCTTTTTCTGCTGTTTACTCTCCTGACTGTTGCAGCTGTTTCCGTTGCCGGTGAAAAGTCCGACGTGCTTTTAAAACAGGCTCGTGATGCTCTTGCGCTTGGTCATATCGATCAGGCTGAATCGTTGTTTGAGCAGATTCCCGCTCCCGGTCCTGAAGGTGACGACGGTGAGTTTGTATATTCCCGCATGCAGCTCGCGCGGATGAGTTTTTCTCTAAAAAATCTGAGTAAAGCTAAAAAATATAGCGAAGAAATTATTGCTGTTTATCCGGATAATATTGAAGCTAAAAATTTTATAGTTTCTGTCGACAGGGCTGTACGTCCGCAGTGGCGTAAAGTCATTGATGATTGCTTACGCTTTTTGCCGTCGCTGATGAAAGGCGCGTCGATGACGCTTCTGCTCGTATTTTTTACGATGATAGTTTCTCCTGTCGGAGGGCTGCTTATTGCCCTTGGCAAGATAAGCAAGATGCAGCCGTTTTCTGGTATAAGCTGGTTTATTATCTGGTTTTTCCGCGGCACTCCGCTTCTTTTACAGCTTTTCTTTATTTACTACGGGTTGCCTGCAATGGGGATAACTCTGTCGCCGCTTCTTTCAGCTCTGATAGGTTTAGGAATAAACTATTCCGCATACCTCGCCGAAATCATCCGCGCCGGAATTCAGTCAATAGATCACGGCCAGACAGAAGCAGCGAAAGCTCTTGGTATGACATACGCTCAGACCATGCGCCGGGTTATAATCCCTCAGACGTATAAGCGGATTATTCCTCCGTTTGCTAATGAATTTATTGCTCTTATTAAGGATACAGCACTTGTTTCAACCATTGCGATGGTTGAGCTCATGCGCGCGGCAGACCAGATGTTCAACGCATATTTCAATATTACCGTGCTTGTTCTTGCTGCATTTATTTATCTTGTTTTTACAACCGTGTTCACCTTTGCGTTCGAAAAAATCGAATACAGGGTGGGGGTATACGAAAGGCGTTAA
- a CDS encoding amino acid ABC transporter substrate-binding protein, translating to MKRLLVILMVAMMLAFAVMAQASDNSWNKVKESGKLRIGLDDAFPPMGFRLDDGKLVGFDVDAAEEVGKRLGLKIEWQPTAWDGVIHSLNSDKFDCIWNGMTITAERQAKVLFTKPYIMDGQIAVVSMGSKAVKSFKDLGGKIVGVQKGSPALEAAKSLKPAPSEIREYDTNPKAFLDLEAGRIAAVVVDNISGRYYMATRPGKYMGLPGFISSEPFGVAFRMNDKSLEEKIQITIDEMVADGTMGKLSRKWFGEDITNPAKW from the coding sequence ATGAAAAGATTATTAGTAATTCTTATGGTTGCTATGATGTTGGCCTTCGCGGTTATGGCTCAGGCTTCTGACAATTCATGGAACAAGGTCAAAGAAAGCGGAAAGCTCAGAATCGGGCTTGATGATGCTTTCCCGCCAATGGGTTTTCGTCTTGACGATGGCAAACTTGTCGGCTTTGATGTTGACGCAGCTGAAGAAGTCGGAAAGCGTCTTGGACTCAAGATTGAATGGCAGCCAACTGCATGGGACGGCGTCATCCACTCACTCAATTCCGATAAATTTGATTGCATCTGGAACGGAATGACAATCACTGCTGAACGTCAGGCTAAGGTTCTTTTCACAAAACCTTACATTATGGATGGACAGATCGCAGTTGTGTCTATGGGTAGCAAGGCTGTTAAATCATTCAAAGACCTTGGCGGAAAAATTGTCGGTGTTCAGAAAGGTTCACCTGCTTTAGAAGCTGCTAAGAGCCTCAAACCTGCTCCTTCTGAAATCCGTGAATACGATACCAACCCTAAAGCATTTCTTGATCTTGAAGCAGGCCGCATAGCCGCTGTTGTTGTAGATAATATCTCCGGCCGCTATTATATGGCTACACGTCCCGGAAAATACATGGGTCTCCCCGGATTCATTTCCAGCGAACCTTTCGGTGTAGCTTTCCGCATGAATGATAAGTCACTTGAAGAAAAAATTCAGATAACCATTGATGAAATGGTCGCTGACGGAACCATGGGCAAGCTCTCCCGTAAATGGTTTGGTGAAGATATTACCAATCCTGCTAAATGGTAA
- a CDS encoding FUSC family protein yields MIKEALHTLRKEMRSDSPPFRHAVRAAIAITVAVIASRYLGLRHAMWLPVSVIVIMRPSVGGTLRLGWRRLWGTVLGASLGVGILILDPGNKILAGLIILSFFLVILLRVYNYTAFSCALTAGVILLLGIFFVDGWQFGVERVLDTVLGVAIGIAASFGVWPNMARKNLRQKMADLIHSQGVHFEKLSESYLSGGVSESELVESRIAASQKLDECAEAFREACAEPGLRSWQRENLTRLIRVFVRMHSLLIAMSTIIRRGYGGPLPAIADGMRNVLLMTQQHYAWLENYALESEHCEIHPDFENVINDFMLAVGDARVRGDFEDVPLERRNNISAFIWNIRSLGGEIARAGRRICELRYGREESS; encoded by the coding sequence GTGATAAAGGAGGCTTTACATACTTTACGCAAAGAAATGCGCTCTGATTCCCCTCCGTTCAGACATGCGGTGCGGGCGGCGATAGCAATTACCGTGGCAGTCATTGCTTCAAGATATCTCGGCCTACGTCACGCCATGTGGCTTCCGGTAAGTGTTATCGTGATCATGCGCCCTTCTGTAGGAGGAACACTTCGGCTTGGTTGGCGCAGGCTGTGGGGGACAGTTCTCGGGGCTTCTCTTGGAGTAGGAATCCTTATTCTTGATCCGGGGAATAAAATTTTAGCCGGGTTGATAATACTTTCATTTTTTCTGGTTATTTTGCTCCGCGTCTATAACTATACGGCTTTTTCATGCGCATTAACGGCCGGAGTCATTTTACTGCTGGGCATCTTTTTTGTTGATGGCTGGCAATTCGGGGTAGAGCGTGTTCTCGATACTGTTCTTGGAGTTGCCATAGGAATTGCCGCTTCTTTCGGTGTGTGGCCTAACATGGCCAGGAAAAATCTTCGCCAGAAGATGGCTGACCTTATACACTCGCAGGGTGTTCACTTTGAAAAACTAAGTGAGTCATATCTTTCCGGCGGTGTAAGTGAAAGCGAGCTGGTTGAATCCCGCATTGCCGCATCTCAAAAGCTTGATGAATGTGCTGAAGCTTTCCGCGAAGCTTGCGCTGAGCCGGGATTAAGATCATGGCAAAGAGAGAACCTCACTCGATTAATCAGAGTTTTTGTTCGCATGCACAGTTTGCTTATAGCAATGTCTACCATTATTCGCAGAGGATATGGCGGCCCTCTTCCAGCTATAGCTGACGGAATGCGAAATGTTTTGCTGATGACTCAGCAGCATTATGCATGGCTTGAAAATTACGCTCTTGAGTCTGAGCACTGCGAAATTCATCCTGATTTTGAAAATGTTATTAACGATTTTATGCTCGCAGTCGGGGATGCCCGCGTTCGCGGTGATTTTGAAGATGTGCCGCTTGAAAGGCGGAACAATATTTCAGCGTTCATATGGAATATCCGTTCACTTGGCGGAGAAATAGCGCGCGCAGGGCGCAGAATCTGTGAACTTCGTTACGGTCGCGAGGAATCGTCTTAA
- a CDS encoding FUSC family membrane protein — protein MNKIISDFYRVFIHPIDPGLFITKYAAKSVVACIVALALSYLVGFRGHNLAWCVYGSLIVVIFRAGNTLKKRKMVAAAICFATIILVPVTTVLASHLYLSAAYLFILSFLIFFTPVIGGTAASTGIGVLIVNLIALNSPDTFTAGLLRSGCILFGSTISYFVIFHLWPLHPEKILSKAGGVALSDIGDYFRAVAESDGTPEDRKRITVIHDRSIESLRRYRRFMEAMNIDPVKNLGKYEGPSALYALLIRLLEAVVGLANSANFAEHSHAFTMLRFKFSELTLKSSIVFDVLAAKVSTGKGNIDLSEINSGISELERELLDLGAYKRDGGLRDEFLEAWGALYGLRNLSLEFDEMSRVTLGGGAV, from the coding sequence ATGAATAAAATAATATCAGACTTCTATAGAGTCTTCATCCACCCAATTGATCCAGGCTTATTTATAACAAAATATGCAGCTAAATCTGTTGTTGCATGTATTGTTGCCCTCGCTCTTTCGTACTTGGTCGGTTTCCGTGGTCATAACTTGGCTTGGTGCGTGTACGGATCATTGATTGTTGTTATCTTCAGGGCCGGTAACACACTTAAAAAACGCAAAATGGTAGCGGCTGCTATTTGTTTTGCCACTATCATCCTTGTACCTGTTACCACCGTCTTAGCCAGTCATTTATATCTTTCTGCTGCTTATCTTTTTATTTTATCTTTTTTGATCTTTTTTACGCCTGTTATCGGCGGAACGGCTGCATCGACAGGAATCGGGGTGTTAATTGTCAATCTTATAGCATTAAATTCGCCTGATACGTTCACAGCCGGACTTTTGCGGTCAGGGTGTATTCTTTTTGGCAGTACAATTTCATATTTTGTTATTTTCCACCTTTGGCCCTTGCATCCTGAGAAAATTCTTTCAAAAGCAGGCGGGGTCGCGCTGTCTGATATAGGCGATTATTTCAGGGCCGTGGCAGAGTCGGACGGTACTCCTGAAGACCGTAAACGCATTACGGTAATTCATGACAGATCAATTGAGTCGCTTAGGCGTTACAGAAGATTTATGGAGGCCATGAACATTGATCCTGTGAAGAATCTTGGTAAATACGAAGGACCGTCTGCTCTTTATGCTTTGCTGATAAGGTTGCTAGAAGCCGTTGTGGGACTTGCGAACAGTGCTAATTTCGCTGAGCATAGCCATGCTTTTACCATGCTTAGATTTAAATTTTCAGAATTAACTTTGAAAAGTTCGATTGTTTTTGATGTTCTGGCTGCAAAAGTTTCTACCGGTAAAGGGAATATTGATCTTAGTGAGATAAATTCTGGAATATCAGAGCTTGAACGAGAATTGTTGGATCTTGGCGCATATAAAAGGGATGGCGGGCTTCGTGATGAGTTTTTGGAAGCGTGGGGAGCCTTGTACGGTCTTAGAAATTTAAGTCTTGAATTTGATGAAATGAGCCGCGTTACCCTCGGCGGGGGGGCGGTGTGA